The following are encoded together in the Streptomyces sp. NBC_00341 genome:
- a CDS encoding metallophosphoesterase, with protein sequence MDDSTTEDVTLHGPASWEGPVRRHGPVARVAVLSDIHANIPAFEAVLAEPDVAAADLIVLCGDLTWGPQPQETYERILALGERALCVRGNADRYAAEIGTGARAADTPRQSWIADRHSPEAIGFLTRVPFGVVVEVDGLGPVHFCHGSPRSDHELVTPGTPPERFARLSATLDARVLVTGHSHLQFDRTVAGLRSVNPGSVGLPYHAAEPGTAYWALLGPDVRLRTTRYDVSDAVDRAYRAADPDAERYAGTLTNPPVPEKIVEEAESLVFVN encoded by the coding sequence ATGGACGACTCCACGACGGAAGACGTCACCCTGCATGGTCCGGCGAGCTGGGAAGGACCGGTGCGCCGGCACGGGCCGGTGGCCCGGGTCGCCGTGCTCTCCGACATCCACGCGAACATCCCCGCGTTCGAAGCCGTGCTCGCCGAGCCCGACGTCGCGGCGGCCGATCTCATCGTCCTCTGCGGTGACCTGACCTGGGGCCCGCAGCCGCAGGAGACGTACGAGCGGATCCTCGCGCTGGGGGAGCGAGCCCTGTGCGTGCGGGGCAACGCCGACCGGTACGCCGCCGAGATCGGCACCGGCGCCCGCGCGGCCGACACACCCCGCCAGTCGTGGATCGCCGACCGGCACTCGCCCGAGGCCATCGGCTTCCTCACCCGGGTGCCCTTCGGAGTCGTGGTCGAGGTCGACGGGCTCGGCCCGGTGCACTTCTGCCACGGCTCACCGCGCAGCGACCACGAACTGGTCACGCCGGGCACACCGCCCGAGCGGTTCGCCCGACTGTCCGCCACCCTCGACGCGCGGGTCCTGGTCACCGGCCACTCGCACCTCCAGTTCGACCGGACGGTGGCCGGACTGCGCAGCGTCAACCCGGGAAGCGTCGGGCTGCCCTACCACGCGGCCGAGCCGGGCACCGCGTACTGGGCGCTGCTGGGCCCCGACGTCCGCCTCAGGACCACGCGCTACGACGTCTCGGACGCCGTCGACCGCGCCTACCGCGCGGCGGACCCCGACGCCGAGCGCTACGCAGGCACCCTCACGAATCCTCCCGTACCGGAGAAGATTGTCGAGGAGGCGGAATCCCTGGTCTTCGTCAACTGA
- a CDS encoding ABC transporter ATP-binding protein has protein sequence MRLAVDARGLRREYRVRRGPAVTALDDVSIQVEQGEVHGLLGPNGAGKSTLMKILSTVLLPTSGSASVLGHDLVTEYRRIRPLLGIVFGGERGLYPRLTARQNMRYWAALYGMSTKKGLARTDTLLDELGLAERADDRVETFSVGMRQRLHLARGIVGDPRVLLLDEPTNGLDPLAARQLRELIQRLAGEGRTILLATHDLAEAEVLCDRVTMINHGRVIATEAPKTLSRLMSRQERVRVRADTGLLDRVRALDGVLGVEPADDGTAVVSVESQQALGAVLAFVVAEGVTDVRTELPDLEEVYLRLVHRNEQRSVVNR, from the coding sequence GTGCGACTCGCCGTTGACGCCCGCGGGCTGCGGCGGGAGTACCGCGTGCGGCGCGGCCCGGCGGTCACCGCCCTGGATGATGTGTCGATCCAGGTGGAACAGGGCGAGGTGCACGGACTGCTCGGTCCGAACGGGGCCGGCAAGAGCACCCTGATGAAGATCCTCTCGACGGTGCTGCTGCCGACGTCGGGAAGCGCGTCCGTGCTCGGCCACGACCTGGTGACCGAGTATCGCAGGATCCGGCCGCTGCTCGGGATCGTCTTCGGCGGTGAACGCGGCCTCTACCCACGACTGACGGCTCGTCAGAACATGCGCTACTGGGCCGCGTTGTACGGAATGTCCACGAAGAAGGGCCTGGCCAGGACGGACACCCTGCTCGACGAACTCGGCCTGGCCGAGCGCGCCGACGACCGGGTGGAGACCTTCTCTGTCGGCATGCGCCAGCGTCTGCACCTGGCCCGCGGGATCGTCGGCGACCCGCGCGTCCTGCTGCTCGACGAGCCGACCAACGGCCTGGACCCCTTGGCCGCCCGTCAGTTGCGCGAGCTGATCCAGCGGCTCGCCGGGGAGGGCCGCACGATCCTCCTCGCCACGCACGACCTGGCCGAGGCGGAGGTGCTCTGCGACCGGGTCACGATGATCAACCACGGCCGGGTGATCGCGACGGAGGCGCCGAAGACGCTGTCGCGCCTGATGTCGCGACAGGAGCGTGTCCGCGTCCGCGCGGACACCGGACTGCTCGACCGGGTGCGCGCCCTCGACGGTGTCCTCGGCGTGGAGCCGGCCGACGACGGCACGGCGGTCGTCTCCGTCGAGAGCCAGCAGGCCCTCGGCGCCGTGCTCGCCTTCGTGGTCGCCGAGGGCGTCACCGACGTACGCACCGAGCTGCCCGACCTCGAAGAGGTCTACCTTCGACTCGTCCACCGCAACGAGCAGCGCAGCGTGGTGAACCGGTGA
- a CDS encoding ABC transporter permease, which produces MSLLAATGRFQGRLVLTHRDYLIDLVRTPLLAAVFLLLVRHNDRPDLLAYGLLAPVLMGMWSMAMLISGEVVDSDRWLGTLELQIAAPAGFARVVLSRVWVTTAISLLTVVEVGAVAFLGFGIVPDVPHPFVFLVGLLATAVATAGSATLMAALFVATRTARTFQNSLSYPVLLLGGVFTPLDRLPEWTHPIGRLLYLSWSSDLLRDALDPAPVTSASAAWRTGVVLGLGLLTGIGGRLLLGRVVRLVRETGTVGLA; this is translated from the coding sequence GTGAGCCTGCTGGCCGCGACCGGGCGCTTCCAGGGCCGCCTGGTGCTGACCCACCGCGACTACCTCATCGACCTGGTGCGCACCCCGCTGCTCGCCGCCGTGTTCCTGCTGCTGGTACGGCACAACGACCGGCCGGACCTCCTCGCGTACGGGCTGCTCGCGCCGGTGCTGATGGGGATGTGGAGCATGGCCATGCTGATCTCCGGAGAGGTTGTCGACAGTGACCGCTGGCTCGGCACCCTGGAACTCCAGATAGCGGCGCCGGCCGGCTTCGCCCGCGTGGTGCTCAGCAGGGTCTGGGTGACCACGGCCATCAGTCTGCTGACGGTGGTCGAGGTCGGCGCGGTGGCGTTCCTCGGCTTCGGCATCGTTCCCGACGTACCGCATCCGTTCGTCTTCCTGGTGGGCCTGCTCGCCACCGCGGTCGCCACCGCCGGGTCGGCGACCCTGATGGCCGCCCTGTTCGTGGCGACGCGCACCGCGCGGACCTTCCAGAACTCGCTGAGTTATCCGGTACTGCTGCTCGGCGGGGTGTTCACCCCGCTCGACCGGCTGCCGGAGTGGACGCACCCGATCGGCAGGCTCCTCTACCTCTCCTGGAGTTCCGATCTGCTGCGCGACGCGCTTGACCCGGCCCCGGTCACCTCGGCCTCGGCGGCCTGGCGGACCGGCGTCGTCCTCGGCCTCGGGCTCCTCACCGGGATCGGCGGCCGGCTGCTGCTCGGCAGGGTCGTCCGGCTGGTACGGGAGACGGGGACGGTGGGGCTGGCATGA
- a CDS encoding nucleoside-diphosphate kinase translates to MAVEQWLQAPFTHDPARRRTYPDDVYFREMAALLDERDAEETGRTLGGTTFVMFKPDAVVGRRIEPALDLLAGHGFLPLGAREVRVDARVCRELWRYQINAAPLAVIRAVDMILESGPPCLFVALRDTRGPRETGMSAAQRLSELKGSSKNRDTDGVTLRGALGCELMCLNFLHAPDDPADLVREVGVLVPHSHRNEVLTMLAGEPSPARTAGVVAAARRLCAAHPAHPLAPAPGSARPARADSAGALARVGELAAGQGGLALWDRIVIAAHLVEGLPSEGTALIGPPPGTRLNHPRATGPTQGATTPAGTRSARVPAPAAVALDH, encoded by the coding sequence ATGGCCGTCGAGCAGTGGTTGCAGGCCCCCTTCACGCACGATCCGGCACGGCGCCGAACGTATCCGGACGACGTCTACTTCCGGGAGATGGCCGCTCTGCTGGACGAGCGGGACGCGGAGGAGACCGGCCGGACACTCGGCGGAACCACCTTCGTCATGTTCAAGCCCGACGCGGTGGTCGGGCGCCGTATCGAGCCCGCCCTCGATCTGCTGGCCGGCCACGGTTTCCTGCCGCTCGGCGCACGCGAGGTCCGGGTCGACGCACGGGTCTGCCGCGAGCTGTGGCGCTACCAGATCAACGCCGCGCCCCTGGCGGTCATCCGGGCCGTGGACATGATCCTGGAGTCCGGGCCGCCCTGCCTCTTCGTCGCCCTGCGCGACACCCGCGGTCCGCGGGAGACGGGTATGTCCGCGGCCCAACGGCTCAGCGAGTTGAAGGGGTCGTCCAAGAACCGGGACACGGACGGCGTCACTCTGCGCGGCGCGCTCGGCTGCGAGCTGATGTGTCTCAATTTCCTGCACGCGCCGGACGATCCCGCCGATCTCGTCCGGGAGGTCGGCGTTCTGGTGCCCCACAGCCACCGGAACGAGGTGCTGACGATGCTGGCGGGCGAGCCGTCGCCCGCGCGGACCGCCGGGGTGGTCGCCGCTGCGCGCCGGCTCTGCGCCGCGCATCCGGCCCACCCCCTGGCCCCGGCACCCGGCTCCGCCCGGCCGGCGCGGGCCGACTCCGCCGGGGCCCTCGCCCGGGTCGGCGAACTGGCCGCGGGGCAGGGCGGACTCGCGTTGTGGGACCGCATAGTGATCGCCGCGCACCTGGTCGAGGGGCTGCCGTCCGAGGGCACGGCCCTGATCGGACCCCCTCCCGGCACCCGCCTGAACCATCCCCGGGCCACCGGGCCCACGCAGGGCGCGACCACCCCCGCGGGCACACGGTCCGCCCGTGTCCCCGCGCCCGCCGCCGTCGCCCTGGACCACTGA
- a CDS encoding nucleotidyltransferase family protein: protein MTEAPTGNAVTTDTVLALLDAAPGSDRDSLLRTARDGRHKLAGTLLSLWAVGGEALTDGQAAELRTARERVDRYRRVWEELQEHAPDAFPLKGATIAGLYPAGVLRSAGDLDVVCPRHADLWACARHLLACGWELVAFTVKPAHPGDTVSPHLGAEFRKPAPDTSQDPYAVGLFTAEIVTDVHGPARQLARPPGSAWTTSAVALVAERWERPFRSRDFLDLVLLLQAMDEEAVRQFGADLDRVGLWPEWRQAMRGVARLGWRPTVALPHTRAAAVRVRLARSVRTAMRWSNPVRAAAFAAQSGIEGRGGRPAALASDLVHRRPGARRLLASGVSLFGVPLGGGDTAGDTGSNPPAGARPDDPAGARPPAADPADGLRLDGLRLDDVGRHLVARTPLGSFLLVSGAARQEWLDEVDGAESAPRTASAPTGPSSTGTSSSGRSVA, encoded by the coding sequence TTGACTGAAGCACCAACTGGGAACGCGGTCACGACCGACACGGTCCTCGCCCTGCTCGACGCCGCGCCCGGATCCGACCGGGACTCTCTGCTGCGTACGGCCCGTGACGGCCGGCACAAGCTCGCCGGAACCCTGCTGAGCCTGTGGGCCGTCGGCGGCGAGGCACTCACGGACGGTCAGGCGGCCGAGCTGCGGACGGCACGGGAGCGCGTCGACCGGTACCGCCGGGTCTGGGAAGAGCTTCAGGAACACGCGCCCGACGCCTTCCCCTTGAAGGGGGCGACGATCGCCGGCCTCTACCCGGCGGGTGTGCTCCGCTCGGCCGGCGACCTCGACGTCGTCTGTCCACGCCACGCCGACCTGTGGGCCTGCGCCCGCCATCTGCTGGCCTGCGGCTGGGAGTTGGTGGCCTTCACCGTGAAGCCCGCCCACCCCGGCGACACCGTCTCCCCCCACCTGGGCGCGGAGTTCCGCAAGCCGGCGCCCGACACGTCCCAGGACCCTTACGCCGTCGGCCTGTTCACCGCCGAGATCGTGACGGACGTCCACGGCCCCGCCCGACAGCTCGCGCGCCCGCCCGGCTCCGCGTGGACCACAAGCGCGGTCGCCCTGGTGGCGGAACGGTGGGAACGCCCGTTCCGCTCACGCGACTTTCTCGACCTGGTGCTCCTTCTCCAGGCGATGGACGAAGAGGCCGTACGGCAGTTCGGCGCCGACCTCGACAGGGTCGGCCTGTGGCCGGAGTGGCGGCAGGCGATGCGGGGCGTCGCCCGTCTCGGCTGGCGGCCCACGGTCGCACTGCCGCACACCCGTGCGGCGGCGGTGCGCGTACGGCTGGCGCGGTCGGTGCGCACGGCGATGCGCTGGAGCAACCCGGTGCGGGCGGCCGCGTTCGCCGCGCAGTCCGGCATCGAGGGCCGCGGGGGGCGCCCGGCCGCCCTCGCCTCCGACCTCGTGCACCGCCGGCCCGGCGCGCGCCGGCTGCTCGCCTCAGGGGTGTCTCTGTTCGGGGTGCCGCTGGGAGGCGGGGACACGGCCGGGGACACGGGTTCGAACCCTCCTGCGGGTGCCCGCCCGGACGACCCCGCCGGTGCCCGTCCGCCGGCGGCCGACCCCGCCGACGGGCTGCGCCTGGACGGGCTGCGCCTGGACGACGTCGGCCGCCATCTGGTCGCGCGGACCCCGCTGGGTTCCTTCCTACTGGTGTCGGGTGCCGCCCGGCAGGAATGGCTGGACGAGGTGGACGGCGCGGAATCCGCACCCCGCACCGCTTCCGCCCCGACCGGGCCGTCCAGCACCGGCACCTCTTCGTCCGGACGATCGGTGGCGTGA
- a CDS encoding aminotransferase class I/II-fold pyridoxal phosphate-dependent enzyme — protein MTGGAGGGTDRRPWYQDFFGEEFWAVAAHEYTAERNAAEADYLAGVLDASAPGRRVLDLGCGTGRHAVALAGRGFHVTGADVGVWALRQAAASAAAAGVDVEWLRLDLLRELIWPVREFDAIICVQSFGWGSDTQQLRLLREARRALVPGGVLLLDHSNVLTIAGNYVPEATFETDGLRAVFRRDYRVEHGRSRGSIEVRRGDAKPVVVHDDVRLYQPAEVRDLLTRAGFRVERADADFTAGREVQLTTRYVQFVARNPDAEEHRTAIATWERPAAGDSARGAATGPVEVAGSGGPVGLAGQDGLVDLRWSPDEIDFVRSAVDRAFESVTVTADAARAYHVTDPYAAVRAAPVLSEHFGLELPPDTVTAGTGATGLLHGCAALAQPGPVLHLRGGHPDLPRWAARSGSEAIATRMEDLADALDRHAPSVLVLDRPTITGDLRGRGELDDIVRTARAHGTTVVLDEAYAVYAGPGASCVPAVAEHDNLIVLRSMSKGYCCGGLRVGFAVAAPALTRRLRAVVPPLGANAFGLAVSLALLAQGDVFTALRARIAGVKPRTAALLRGAGLAVTEGADCLPWVTVPGDDRTDALLEKLGLRVKEVEGPGTWDPGVRAGGRDTLFKMAVPLSDARLTAFHAALGEGGQRE, from the coding sequence ATGACGGGCGGCGCGGGCGGTGGTACGGACCGCCGCCCCTGGTACCAGGACTTCTTCGGCGAGGAGTTCTGGGCGGTGGCGGCCCACGAGTACACCGCCGAGCGCAACGCGGCGGAGGCCGACTACCTGGCCGGCGTCCTCGACGCCTCGGCCCCCGGCCGCCGCGTCCTGGACCTCGGCTGCGGCACAGGGCGGCACGCGGTGGCACTGGCCGGGCGCGGATTCCACGTCACGGGTGCCGACGTCGGCGTGTGGGCGCTGCGCCAGGCGGCGGCGTCGGCAGCCGCGGCCGGCGTGGACGTGGAATGGCTGCGGCTCGACCTCCTGCGTGAACTCATATGGCCCGTGCGCGAGTTCGACGCGATCATCTGCGTGCAGTCCTTCGGCTGGGGCAGCGACACGCAGCAACTGCGGCTGCTCCGGGAGGCGCGCCGGGCGCTCGTCCCCGGCGGGGTCCTCCTGCTCGACCACTCCAACGTCCTGACGATCGCGGGTAACTACGTACCCGAGGCGACCTTCGAGACCGACGGGCTGCGGGCCGTCTTCCGCCGCGACTACCGCGTGGAGCACGGCCGCAGCCGGGGCTCGATCGAGGTCCGCCGAGGCGACGCGAAGCCGGTCGTCGTCCACGACGACGTACGGCTCTACCAGCCCGCCGAGGTACGGGACCTGCTGACCCGCGCCGGATTCCGGGTCGAGCGCGCCGACGCCGATTTCACCGCCGGCCGGGAAGTCCAACTGACCACCCGGTACGTGCAGTTCGTGGCCCGCAACCCGGATGCCGAGGAGCACCGCACCGCGATCGCGACGTGGGAACGGCCCGCCGCCGGGGATTCGGCGAGGGGCGCGGCAACGGGACCGGTGGAGGTGGCGGGGTCCGGCGGTCCGGTGGGCTTGGCCGGTCAAGACGGTCTGGTGGACCTGCGGTGGTCGCCGGACGAGATCGACTTCGTACGGTCCGCGGTCGACCGGGCCTTCGAGTCGGTCACGGTCACCGCCGACGCGGCACGCGCCTACCACGTGACCGACCCCTACGCCGCGGTGCGGGCCGCGCCGGTGCTGTCCGAGCACTTCGGCCTGGAGCTTCCCCCCGACACGGTGACGGCCGGCACCGGTGCCACCGGCCTGCTGCACGGCTGCGCGGCACTGGCACAGCCGGGCCCCGTGCTGCACCTGCGCGGCGGCCACCCCGACCTGCCGAGGTGGGCGGCACGCTCGGGCAGCGAGGCGATCGCGACGCGCATGGAGGACCTGGCCGACGCCCTCGACCGGCACGCCCCCTCGGTACTCGTGCTCGACCGCCCGACTATCACTGGGGACCTGCGCGGCAGGGGAGAGCTGGACGACATCGTCCGCACCGCCCGCGCCCACGGCACCACGGTGGTCCTCGACGAGGCATACGCCGTCTACGCCGGGCCGGGCGCCAGCTGCGTCCCCGCGGTCGCCGAGCACGACAACCTGATCGTGCTGCGGAGCATGTCCAAGGGCTACTGCTGCGGCGGACTCAGGGTCGGGTTCGCCGTGGCCGCGCCCGCGCTGACCCGGCGGTTGCGTGCGGTGGTGCCGCCGCTGGGCGCGAACGCCTTCGGCCTGGCCGTCTCCCTGGCTCTGCTGGCCCAGGGCGACGTCTTCACCGCGCTGCGGGCCCGGATCGCCGGGGTGAAGCCGCGGACGGCGGCACTGCTGCGCGGGGCGGGACTCGCGGTGACCGAGGGGGCGGACTGCCTGCCCTGGGTGACCGTCCCGGGGGACGACCGGACGGATGCCCTGCTCGAAAAGCTCGGGCTGCGGGTCAAGGAGGTGGAAGGGCCTGGGACGTGGGACCCGGGAGTGCGGGCCGGGGGCCGCGACACGCTCTTCAAGATGGCCGTTCCGCTGTCGGACGCCCGCCTGACCGCCTTC
- a CDS encoding alkaline phosphatase family protein, with protein MPEVVERCLSTAPRGLCVLAVDGLSYAVAEPALSHARTRPLRSTFPSTSTTAWLTAVTGAAPSRHGALGMVYRAPDADCVTHLVTGGTYAFGPATPPKNPLLHGGPTLFDRAAAAGRTALVVGAELERLTGEWVEALLHGARIVPSSATELGTDPVAVVERTVSEVEAVLADPHDVPPLIWAYVNLDDHIHLSGYDDRLHASLRLLDTAASRWADAGWSVLAHADHGQVPAAPKAELLDAWARLDAPAHCRMPGGGAGRVRWLYPRPGHEQELADVLSDALGDHALVLTPDALAERGLLAATPVVRERIGAVVALATSAAFPVPDPSVAWEHGSLSDDEMLVPLAAWNAPRAAQDA; from the coding sequence GTGCCCGAAGTCGTCGAACGGTGTCTGAGCACAGCGCCCCGCGGACTGTGCGTCCTGGCGGTCGACGGCCTGTCGTACGCCGTCGCCGAACCGGCGCTCTCCCACGCGCGGACACGCCCCCTGCGCTCCACGTTCCCCAGCACCTCGACCACCGCCTGGCTGACCGCGGTCACCGGCGCCGCTCCCTCCCGGCACGGCGCCCTCGGCATGGTCTATCGGGCACCGGACGCCGACTGCGTCACCCACCTCGTCACGGGCGGGACCTACGCCTTCGGCCCCGCGACGCCGCCCAAGAACCCGTTGCTGCACGGCGGCCCCACACTCTTCGACCGTGCCGCCGCGGCGGGCCGCACAGCCCTCGTGGTCGGCGCCGAACTCGAACGGCTGACGGGGGAGTGGGTGGAGGCGCTGCTCCACGGCGCCCGGATCGTCCCGTCGTCGGCCACGGAACTCGGCACCGATCCCGTCGCGGTCGTCGAACGGACGGTCAGCGAGGTCGAGGCCGTCCTCGCGGACCCCCACGACGTACCACCCCTGATATGGGCCTACGTGAACCTCGACGACCACATCCACCTCAGCGGTTACGACGACCGCCTGCACGCCTCCCTGCGGCTGCTCGACACGGCGGCCAGCCGCTGGGCCGACGCCGGATGGAGCGTCCTCGCACATGCCGACCACGGCCAGGTTCCCGCCGCACCGAAGGCCGAACTCCTGGACGCATGGGCCAGGTTGGACGCACCCGCGCACTGCCGGATGCCCGGCGGCGGCGCCGGCCGGGTCCGCTGGCTCTACCCCCGGCCCGGCCACGAGCAGGAACTCGCGGACGTCCTGAGCGACGCGCTTGGCGACCACGCGCTCGTCCTGACCCCCGACGCCCTGGCCGAACGCGGCCTGCTCGCCGCCACCCCCGTCGTCCGCGAACGGATCGGCGCGGTGGTCGCCCTCGCGACCTCCGCGGCGTTCCCCGTGCCCGACCCCTCCGTCGCGTGGGAGCACGGATCCCTCAGCGACGACGAGATGCTCGTCCCCCTCGCGGCCTGGAACGCGCCCCGCGCGGCCCAGGACGCATAG